In Methylobacterium sp. WL1, the sequence GGCGCCGGCCGATTGCGCCGCGGCCCGGAGGTGCAGGGTCCGGAGCGAGCGCATCAGCAGGTAGGCCTCGAAGGGCCCGAGGATCCCGCCGCTGCCGGCGCGGATGCCCCGGATCCGCTCCCAGAACGCGTCCGCCTGCGCGCCGGCGAGCACGCCCGCCACCACGTCGGAATGCCCGTTCAGGATCTTGGTGCCGGAATGCATCACGATGTCGGCGCCCAGGTCGAGCGGGCGGGTGTGGACCGGCGAGGCGGCGGTGGAATCGACCGCGAGTCGCGCTCCGGCGGCGTGGGCGATCTCGGCGGCGGCCGCGATGTCGGTCACCGTCCAGAGCGGGTTGCCGGGGGTCTCGATCCAGACGAGCTTGGTCCGGCCGGGCTCGATCGCGGCGCGCAGGGCCTCCAGGTCGTCGGTGTCTACGAAGGTCAGGGTCAGGCCGCGGCGGGGCGCCTCCTCGCGCAGCCAGCGCTTGAGCGCCCAGTACATGACGGTGCCGGCGACGACGTGATCCCCTGGTTCCAGAGCGCCGAACACGGCGGTCGCCGCCGCCATGCCGGAGCCGAACAGCAGGGCGCCGGCCCGCGCATTCTCCAGCATCGCCAGGACGGCCTCGGCCTCGCGCACGGTGGCGTTGTCGGGCCGGGCGTAGCAGTAGCCCGAGCTGTAGCCGTTGTCGGGATCGCGGATGAACGTGGTGGAGAGGTGCAGCGGCATCACCACCGCGCGGGTCTCTGGCTCGATCCGGCCCATGGCCTGCGCGGCGAGGCTGCGGCGGGAGAAGCCCGCCGGCGTGCCGGTGCCGGTATCCGTATCCCCTTGCGGCGCGTTAGGCTCTGACATCTGGTGATTCCGGCGGATGGAACCGGGCGCGTGCCACGGCGCATGCGTCCCTGCAACCTGTGCAATCTGGATTATGCCGCATCCCGGGAGCCGGCAGGCGCGTGGCGGGATGCGGCTTCCACGGAGAACGAACGACGATGCGGGCCGCGACACAAGTTCCCGAGGCTTCGGCCCTGCCGCGCTGGCTGCGGCTGGCCGCCGCGATCGTGCCGGTGGTGATCACCGCCGCGATCGGCTCGGTGGCGACCCAGGCGGAGATCCCGGGCTGGTACGCGAGCCTGAACAAGCCGTCCTTCAACCCGCCGAACTGGCTTTTCCCCGTGGCCTGGACGGTGCTCTACACGATGATCGCCGTCTCGCTGTGGCGGCTGCTCGGCGCGATGCCCCGCACCGGGCCGAGCCGCGAGGGTTGGTGGCTCGCGCTTGCCGCCTTCCTGGTCCAACTCGTGCTGAACGCCGCCTGGACACCGGTGTTCTTCACCGCCCACGCGATCGGCTCGGGGCTGATCGTGGTGGCGATGCTGCTGGTGATGGTGCTGTGGACGATCCGGCTGACCTGGCGGTTCGACCGGGCGGCGGCCTGGCTGCTCGTGCCCTACGCCGCCTGGGTCGCCTTCGCGACGCTGCTCAACGCCGCGATCCTGCGGTTGAATTGACGGGGCTCAAGCCCCGGCATGCTCCTCCGATTCCTCTCCCGCCGGCCTGCCGTCGTCGCGGGCGCGGTGGAGCATGAAGATCGCCAGCACCATCGTGAGGATCAGCCCGGCCAGCACGCCGAGCTCGATCATCGAGGCGTTGAACAGTGCCTGCTTCTCCGGGGACCAGTCCTTGGCGTGCGTGATCTCCGAGGATTGCAGGGTGATCACCAGCACCCGTCGGATCGAGGCGATCAGGCCGACGATCAGGAACGGCTCGCAGGTCAGCTTGCCGGACCGCATGGAGACCCGCACGGTGTGCAGGATCTCGATCAGCATCAGCAGGAACAGCAGCCGGTCGATGACCTCCAGGATCTGCGTGGCGCCTCCGAGGGAGCGCAGCGCCTCCCAGGTCAACCCGGTGGCCTCGATCAGCGCGACCAGGGCGGTGACCGCCAGGAGCAGGCCGAGCGCCGCGTAGATCGCGTGCTCGGTGTGGAGGAAGATCCCGCTGGCGATCCGCGTCAGGCGCCCTTGCTGTTCGTCGTCCGTGTCGGCCATCGCGCAACGTCCCCCCGGTGAAACCGTGACGGCTGTCGCGGCCCCGGGGCCGCGCGCACGTCGTTCACCGAGTCAGAGCATCAATCCGCGAGCCGGTCACCCCCGTCCGGGACGGTGCTTTAGTGGAAGAACGGCAGCGCGTGCGGCGCCAGGTAGCCGAAGCCGAGCAGCGCCGCCCCGGCCAGTCCCAGAAAACCGCCCGCGAAGACCAGGATGGCGATGCCGGTGATCACCTCGGCCGAGGCGAGCACGATGCCGATCTGGAAGGCCGCGGAGGCCAGTTCATAATGGTGGTAGCGCAGCAGCGACAGGTCGCGCCGCTCCTCGGAGGCGCGGGCCTTCGCGGTCAGCTCCTTGCGGCCCTCGCCGGTGGCGGGCTCCGATTCCCAGCGCGCCAGGGTCTTGGCCCATTCGGCGCGCTTGGCCGCGATGGCGTCCTGGTTCGGGCCGGGCGGCACCAGCGCGATCGCCTCGTCGGCGGTCTTCAGCACCGTTGAGCGGATCGTGCGCGCCTGGAAGTAGGCCCATTGGTTGGCCGCCTCGACATTCGAGCCGATCGAATCCGTCTGCGCCGCCTTGCCCAGGGTCTCGCTGAAGGCGAGGAACAAAGCCAGGATCGAGATCAGCAGCGCAACGCGCTTGTTCGAACCCTCGATCGACCCGTGACCACCCGACATCGCTTCCCGTTTCCCCGTTGATTCGTCGGGCGCGACTCACACCCATCCGGGCCCCGCGCGCAATGCCGCGGCGCCCGCCCGCTGCTTATTCGGCCGCGATCCGCGGCGGCAGCGCCCGGCCGTCATTGGCCGGATGCCGCGCCTCGTCGTAGCCCGGCTCGTCCTGCGGGTCGTCCCGCTCGCCGACGAAGCGGCCGAACAGCCGCCCGAGCAGGCGCGAGAGGTCGTCCATCAGCACGAAGATCGCCGGCACGAACACCAGCGACAGCACGGTCGAGACGATCAAGCCGCCGATCACTGCCACCGCCATTGGGGCGCGGAACTCGCCGCCGATGCCGAACGCCATCGCTGAGGGCACCATGCCGGCGGCCATCGCGATGGTGGTCATCACGATCGGCCGGGCGCGCTTGCGGCCGGCATCGACGATCGCGGTGGTGCGGTCGACCCCGGCATGGATCTGCTCGACCGCGAAATCGACCAGCATGATCGCGTTCTTGGTCACCACGCCCATGAGCATCAGGATGCCGATCACCACCGGCATCGAGATCGGCATGTGGCAGATCAGCAGCGCCAGGATCGCGCCGCCGATGGAGAGCGGCAGCGAGAACAGGATGGTGAGCGGCTGCAGGAAGTTGCCGAACAGCAGGATCAGCACGCCGAACACCATCATCAGGCCGGCGCCCATGGCCAGCGCGAAGCCCTCGAACACCTCGCCCATCACCTCGGCGTCGCCGGTCTGGCTGATCGTGACCCCGGGCGGCAGGTTCTTGGCGGTGGGCAGGTTCATCACCTGCTTGATCAGCTCGGCCAGCGCGTCGGTGCCCTGCATGTCGCCCTCGATGGCCACGCGCACGGAGCGGTCGTAGCGGTCGATCCCGGTGGGGCCCTGGCCGAGGCTGATATCGGCCACCGTCGCCAGCGGGACGGCGGCGCCGCCCTTCACCGGAACCTTCAGGGTCTCGAGCTCGGACAGCCGGCCGCGCAGGCTCTCCGGCAGCTGCACCCGGATCGGCACCTGCCTGTCGGTGGCGTTGAACTTGGCGAGGTTCATGCCGATGTCGCCGATCGTCCCGACCCGGACGGTCTCCGCGATGGTGTCGGTGGAGACGCCGAGATCGGCCGCGACGCCGGCCTTCGGGCGGATGCGGATCTCGGTCCGGTCCAGCGGGGCCGTCGACATCACGTTGACGAGGTGCGGGATCTGGGCCGCCTCGCGCTGGAGCTTGGCCGCGACATCGGCCACCACGGCCTTGTCGGGCCCGGCGATGATCAGCGCCATGTCGCGCTGGCCGCTCTCGCGCAGGGCCCAGAACCGGATGTCGGGCTCCTCGCGCAGGATCGCGGCGATCTCCGCGTCGACCTGCTTCTGCGTGCGGTGACGGGTGTTCTTCGGCGTGAGGTTGATGGTCAGCGTCGCGAGCCGGACCTCCTTCTTGCCGGGCAATTGCCGGCCGCCGTCCACGAACACGCTCTTGACCTCGGGCAGCGCCCGGATCTTCTGCTCGATCGCGTCGCTGAGCTTCACCGTGTCGGGCAGCCGGGCGCCCGGGGGCAGTTCCAGCACGAACAGCGTGCGCGCCTGGTCCTCCGCGGGCAGGAAGCCCGCCGGGAGCAGGCCCGTGGAGGCGATCGAACCGGCAAAGCACGCGATGCCGAGGATCAGCGTGATGAACTTGTGCCGCACCGACCAGGCCACCAGCCGGGTGTAGCCACGCATCACGATCCCGTCCGTCGTGTGGTCGGGGCCGTGGTCGCGCAGGAAGTAGGCGGCGAGCAGCGGCGTGATCAGCCGCGCCACCAGCAGCGACATGAACACGGCGGCCGCGATGGTCAGGCCGAACTGCTTGAAGTACTGGCCCGCGATGCCGCCCATGAACGAGACCGGCGAGAAGATCGCGATGATCGTCGCCGTGATCGCGATGACCGCCAGCCCGATCTCGTCGGCGGCCTCGAGCGAGGCGCGGTAGGGCGATTTCCCCATCCGCATGTGCCGGACGATGTTCTCGATCTCCACGATCGCGTCGTCCACCAGGATGCCGGTGACCAGCGTGATCGCCAGCAGGCTCACGGCGTTGAGCGAGAAGCCGAGCGTGCTCATCACCCAGAAGGTCGGCAGCACCGAGAGCGGCAGCGCCACCGCGGCGATCAGCGTGGCGCGCCAGTCGCGCAGGAACAGCAGCACCACGATGACCGCGAGCGCTGCACCCTCGATCAGGCCCATCATGGCCGAGTGGTAGTTGCCGATGGTGTTGACGACGCTGGTGTCGATCAGGTCGAACCGCACGTCCGGGTTGGCCGCGTGGAGCGCCGCGATCTTCTTGGCGACCCCGACCGAGACGTCGGCGTCGCTGGCGCCGCTGGCCCGGGAGACCGCGAAGGCCACCACCGGCTCGCCGTTGAAGCGCGCGAAGGTGCGCGGCTCCTCGGCGGTGTCCGACAGGGTCGCCAGCTCGTCGAGCCGGACCTTGCGGTTGCCCGGCACCACGATCGAGGTCTTGGCCAGGGTGTCGAGGCTCGCCGAGGCCGCGAGCGCGCGGATTGACTGCTCCTGCCCGCCGACCTCGCCGCGCCCGCCCGCCATGTCGGCGGAGGTCAGGCGCAGCTGCCGGTTCACGTCCGCCGCGGTGATGCCGAGCGCCAGCAGCCGGTCGGGCTTCAGGGTGACGCGGATCTCCCGGGCGACGCCGCCCAGGCGCTCGACCCCGCCGACGCCCTTCACGCTCTGCAGGCCCCGGGCGACCACGTCGTCCACGAACCACGACAGGTCCTCGGGCGTCATCGCGGGCGCGGAGGCGCCGTAGATCATGATCGGAAGGCCGGCGATCTCGACCCGGGAGACGATCGGCTCGTCGATGGTCCGCGGCAGGTTCTGGCGGATCTTGCTGAGCGCGTCCTTGACGTCGTTGGTCGCGCGATCCTGGTTCACCTCCAGGCGGAACTCGATCGTCGTGGTCGAGATGCCCTCGGTGATGGTCGACAGGATGTGCTTGACGCCTTTCACCCCGGCGACGGAATCCTCGACCCACTTGGTGACCTGGGTCTGAAGCTCGGCCGGCGCCGCGCCGGACTGGGTGATCGTCACCGAGACGATCGGGATGTCGATGTTCGGGAACCGGGTGATCGGCAGGGCGCGGAAGCTGACCAGCCCTAAGATCATCAGGACCAGGAACAGCACCACCGAGGGCAGCGGCTTCCGGATCGCCCAGGCGGAGACGTTGAGGCGCATGTCTCTGGTCCTACCGCGGGGCCGCGTCGGCCATCGGGGCGCTCATGGGTGTGTTCGCGGGCGCGCTCATGGGTGTGCTCGCGGACGTGCTCCCTGACGTGTTCTTGGACGCGGAGACCGCTCGCACCCGGTCGCCGTCGCGCAGGAAGCTGCCGGCCCGAGCCACGACGCTCTCGCCGGCCGCGACGCCCGACCGGATCTCGGTGAAGCCCTCGGACGTCAGGCCGGAGGTGACGGCGCGCGCCTCGACCCGCCCGTCCTTGGCGACCAGCACGCTGGCGCTGCCGTCCGCCGCGTAGAGCAGGCTGGAGACCGGGACCGCGAGACCTTCCCGGCGCGCCACCTCCACGTTGCCGCGGGCGAAGGCGCCGATGCGCAGGGCCGGATCGTCGGAGAGGCGGATGCGGACCTTGCCGAGCCGCGTCGCCCGGTCGACCTCCGGGTAGACCCGGCGGACCTTGCCGCGCAGCTGGCGGCCGTCGTCGAGATCGAGGCTCGCCGGATCGCCGACCTTGATGCGGGCGAGCGAGGTCTCGGGCACCTCGCCCTCCAGCTCGATCTCGCCGCGGGCGATGAGGCGGAACAGCGGCTCCCCGGCCGCCGTGACCGAAGCGCCGACCCGGGCGGTGCGGCGGTTGACGATGCCGGCCCCTCGGGGCGCGGATGTCGGTGCGGGCGCGGCGCAGGGCGATTTCGGATCCGGCCGCCCGCGCGGTGGCGAGGTCGGCCTGGGCCGATTGCAGGCCACCCTTGGCGGCGGCCAGGCGGCCCACGGCCCCCTGCGCGGCCGAGACGCGCTGCTCCAGAACGGCCGCGGTGGCATTG encodes:
- a CDS encoding aminotransferase class V-fold PLP-dependent enzyme: MSEPNAPQGDTDTGTGTPAGFSRRSLAAQAMGRIEPETRAVVMPLHLSTTFIRDPDNGYSSGYCYARPDNATVREAEAVLAMLENARAGALLFGSGMAAATAVFGALEPGDHVVAGTVMYWALKRWLREEAPRRGLTLTFVDTDDLEALRAAIEPGRTKLVWIETPGNPLWTVTDIAAAAEIAHAAGARLAVDSTAASPVHTRPLDLGADIVMHSGTKILNGHSDVVAGVLAGAQADAFWERIRGIRAGSGGILGPFEAYLLMRSLRTLHLRAAAQSAGALRLAERLRLHPHVSHVLYPGLPDDPGHAVARRQMQDGFGFMLSIRVAGGEAGAIATAARVRLWKRATSLGGVESLIEHRASVEGLGSPCPPDLLRLSTGIEDTQDLFGDLDQALRGAHGD
- a CDS encoding TspO/MBR family protein; translated protein: MRAATQVPEASALPRWLRLAAAIVPVVITAAIGSVATQAEIPGWYASLNKPSFNPPNWLFPVAWTVLYTMIAVSLWRLLGAMPRTGPSREGWWLALAAFLVQLVLNAAWTPVFFTAHAIGSGLIVVAMLLVMVLWTIRLTWRFDRAAAWLLVPYAAWVAFATLLNAAILRLN
- a CDS encoding phosphate-starvation-inducible PsiE family protein — translated: MADTDDEQQGRLTRIASGIFLHTEHAIYAALGLLLAVTALVALIEATGLTWEALRSLGGATQILEVIDRLLFLLMLIEILHTVRVSMRSGKLTCEPFLIVGLIASIRRVLVITLQSSEITHAKDWSPEKQALFNASMIELGVLAGLILTMVLAIFMLHRARDDGRPAGEESEEHAGA
- a CDS encoding DUF4337 domain-containing protein; amino-acid sequence: MSGGHGSIEGSNKRVALLISILALFLAFSETLGKAAQTDSIGSNVEAANQWAYFQARTIRSTVLKTADEAIALVPPGPNQDAIAAKRAEWAKTLARWESEPATGEGRKELTAKARASEERRDLSLLRYHHYELASAAFQIGIVLASAEVITGIAILVFAGGFLGLAGAALLGFGYLAPHALPFFH
- a CDS encoding efflux RND transporter permease subunit; this translates as MRLNVSAWAIRKPLPSVVLFLVLMILGLVSFRALPITRFPNIDIPIVSVTITQSGAAPAELQTQVTKWVEDSVAGVKGVKHILSTITEGISTTTIEFRLEVNQDRATNDVKDALSKIRQNLPRTIDEPIVSRVEIAGLPIMIYGASAPAMTPEDLSWFVDDVVARGLQSVKGVGGVERLGGVAREIRVTLKPDRLLALGITAADVNRQLRLTSADMAGGRGEVGGQEQSIRALAASASLDTLAKTSIVVPGNRKVRLDELATLSDTAEEPRTFARFNGEPVVAFAVSRASGASDADVSVGVAKKIAALHAANPDVRFDLIDTSVVNTIGNYHSAMMGLIEGAALAVIVVLLFLRDWRATLIAAVALPLSVLPTFWVMSTLGFSLNAVSLLAITLVTGILVDDAIVEIENIVRHMRMGKSPYRASLEAADEIGLAVIAITATIIAIFSPVSFMGGIAGQYFKQFGLTIAAAVFMSLLVARLITPLLAAYFLRDHGPDHTTDGIVMRGYTRLVAWSVRHKFITLILGIACFAGSIASTGLLPAGFLPAEDQARTLFVLELPPGARLPDTVKLSDAIEQKIRALPEVKSVFVDGGRQLPGKKEVRLATLTINLTPKNTRHRTQKQVDAEIAAILREEPDIRFWALRESGQRDMALIIAGPDKAVVADVAAKLQREAAQIPHLVNVMSTAPLDRTEIRIRPKAGVAADLGVSTDTIAETVRVGTIGDIGMNLAKFNATDRQVPIRVQLPESLRGRLSELETLKVPVKGGAAVPLATVADISLGQGPTGIDRYDRSVRVAIEGDMQGTDALAELIKQVMNLPTAKNLPPGVTISQTGDAEVMGEVFEGFALAMGAGLMMVFGVLILLFGNFLQPLTILFSLPLSIGGAILALLICHMPISMPVVIGILMLMGVVTKNAIMLVDFAVEQIHAGVDRTTAIVDAGRKRARPIVMTTIAMAAGMVPSAMAFGIGGEFRAPMAVAVIGGLIVSTVLSLVFVPAIFVLMDDLSRLLGRLFGRFVGERDDPQDEPGYDEARHPANDGRALPPRIAAE